In Oxyura jamaicensis isolate SHBP4307 breed ruddy duck chromosome 6 unlocalized genomic scaffold, BPBGC_Ojam_1.0 oxy6_random_OJ106635, whole genome shotgun sequence, the following are encoded in one genomic region:
- the LOC118157533 gene encoding armadillo-like helical domain-containing protein 3, which yields MAQTEKKGGLLRKSSASKKPLKEKVVLMYDEVFTTEDPSKNNPRFWEELFLMKVNLEYLEGKLEALDGEELMKIKDNINCLFQHCIQALGEEHPIRVVNALQTLCALIRGVHQKNKSTSGFDIINMLVGFDKAELCMKNLMESLDSLLCAEGSESLKSLCLKLLLCLVTVTDNISQNTILEYVMINSIFEAILQILSSPLSRREHGYDAVVLLALLVNYRKYESVNPYIVKLSIVDDEATLNGMGLVIAQALSEYNRQYKDKEEEHQSGFFSALTNMVGSMFIADADEKISVQTNEAILLALYEAVHLNRNFITVLAQSHPEMGLMTTPTSPIPTTPVTPLGTTPPSSDGKKCNVPLGKNY from the exons ATGGCccaaacagagaagaaaggcGGACTGCTCCGGAAATCTTCAGCTTCCAAGAAGCCATTGAAGGAGAAAGTTGTGTTGATGTACGATGAGGTTTTCACG acaGAGGACCCGAGTAAGAACAACCCCAGGTTTTGGGAGGAGCTGTTTCTCATGAAG GTCAACCTGGAATATCTGGAAGGCAAGCTGGAGGCTCTGGATGGGGAAGAGCTGATGAAGATAAAAGATAACATCAACTGCTTGTTTCAGCACTGCATCCAGGCACTGGGTGAGGAGCACCCGATCAGAGTGGTCAATGCACTACAG aCTTTGTGTGCATTGATTCGGGGTGTCCATCAGAAGAACAAGTCCACTTCAGGGTTTGACATCATCAACATGCTTGTGGGTTTTGATAAGGCAGAGCTTTGTATGAAG AATCTGATGGAGAGCTTAGACTCGCTCCTCTGTGCAGAAGGTTCTGAAAGCCTCAAAAGCTTGTGTCTgaagctgcttctctgcttgGTGACG GTGACAGATAACATTAGCCAGAACACCATCCTGGAGTATGTGATGATTAACAGCATATTCGAAGCTATTTTACAG ATTCTGTCCAGCCCACTTAGTCGGAGGGAACATGGCTATGATGCTGTTGTCCTTCTTGCCTTGCTGGTCAACTACAGAAAGTATGAG tcaGTGAATCCTTACATTGTGAAGCTCTCTATCGTAGATGACGAGGCCACGCTCAAT GGAATGGGACTCGTAATTGCCCAGGCTTTATCAGAGTATAACAG GCAATACAAAGATAAGGAAGAGGAGCACCAGAGTGGTTTCTTCTCAGCCCTAACTAATATG GTGGGCAGCATGTTCATAGCAGATGCTGATGAGAAGATATCAGTCCA AACGAATGAAGCAATACTGCTGGCCCTCTATGAAGCTGTTCACTTAAACCGGAACTTCATCACAGTTCTGGCACAA AGCCATCCTGAAATGGGTCTCATGACAACACCAACCAGCCCAATTCCAACAACGCCTGTCACTCCGCTTGGAACCACCCCGCCTTCTTCAGATGGTAAGAAATGTAATGTTCCTCTGGGgaaaaactattaa
- the LOC118157530 gene encoding Hermansky-Pudlak syndrome 6 protein-like, whose amino-acid sequence MKRAGPLRRVSEWSRGGGGLQELLSPGGEPSRVLPSPDGGHLVVQRGDRLLAFQRRGSLGAELRRSWQPPPPREALVGLLFPQSPRTPGGWALAVVWERGRTELWGFAAGWQLLRALELCQGARARVASVCCQGERLVWCEERPPSDAHSDAGKGAFRFCVCARALEVEEQGVRLGPVRIVLHNSPEYQVLASPRHVFMVPASTGSATTSKFLLIWHPEEARLTIAAPSAGFVRSKVLQSSSESDFRKLLLGSVGPLSALAPLDIHSCAVSDCGALLLVSTKGAVNVVETDGTQRHIFDLEGGPLAQENTVQLKTFGSTLACVLAGVLYLVDQNSGRLIEKKTLSMKEVHFLESPGEEDSIQLLTQTGIYSLSFSSPEDSSGAEPCLVEMVFEEACRYYQRRSLSSSKLTVEKLKKGGAFQAPVALAAILQHSLHQKQKPARGLQDTYAKLLSTMSLELQSYLSLELLKSCVVGAPESEVESYCEELVEQEVSRVLHSDIDKDNLAYLNSVFASFPKAAWKATRSCLQLQQNGDGLLVARATPEVWKKVLGGPQQQEEVGQNGVVPVFELICASFLRFKPKWLPSFVELTQQYVSLSWAYSSKEGPEGRVPLYKRALGVLARKSKRSEVDEEMELELLLCSKRPKAVLQALQLLIRLKRWQRVVEVAEKFSKLSPLLNKEIFTTLLAEFAQHRELDPYVDTLWPLCPAELTASDILTVVLQHLPRTQGDPVPFSSEGNQLTVGLLKPLLQRVVQRPCVQDEMYSDALQSPTFPPPAPPPRAQEPPKSTGR is encoded by the coding sequence ATGAAGCGAGCGGGGCCGCTGCGGCGCGTGTCCGAGTGGAGCCgtggcggcggggggctgcaggagctgctgagcccGGGCGGCGAGCCCAGCCGCGTCCTGCCCAGCCCCGACGGCGGGCACCTGGTGGTGCAGCGGGGCGACCGGCTGCTGGCCTTCCAGCGCCGCGGCAGCCTCGGCGCCGAGCTGCGGAGGAGCtggcagccgccgccgccccgggaGGCGCTGGTGGGGCTGCTGTTCCCGCAGAGCCCGCGGACGCCGGGCGGCTGGGCGCTGGCCGTCGTGTGGGAGCGCGGCCGCACCGAGCTGTGGGGCTTCGCGGcgggctggcagctgctgcgGGCCCTGGAGCTCTGCCAGGGCGCCCGGGCCCGCGTGGCCTCCGTGTGCTGCCAGGGGGAGCGGCTGGTGTGGTGCGAGGAGAGGCCGCCCTCGGACGCGCACTCGGACGCCGGCAAGGGCGCCTTCAGGTTCTGCGTCTGCGCCCGGGCGCtggaggtggaggagcagggcGTGAGGCTGGGCCCCGTGAGGATCGTCCTGCACAACAGCCCCGAGTACCAAGTCCTGGCGTCCCCTCGGCACGTCTTCATGGTGCCCGCTTCCACCGGCTCCGCCACCACGTCGAAATTCCTCCTCATCTGGCACCCCGAGGAGGCGAGGCTCACCATCGCGGCCCCCTCGGCGGGCTTTGTGCGCAGCAAGGTGCTGCAGTCCAGCAGTGAGTCGGACTTCAGGAAGCTGCTGCTCGGCTCTGTGGGCCCCCTCTCGGCTCTGGCACCCCTGGACATTCACAGCTGCGCCGTGTCTGACtgtggggctctgctgctggtgagcaCCAAGGGTGCTGTGAACGTGGTGGAGACAGATGGGACGCAGAGACACATCTTTGATTTAGAAGGGGGGCCCCTGGCTCAGGAAAATACTGTTCAACTGAAAACCTTTGGCAGCACCCTGGCTTGCGTGCTGGCCGGGGTCCTGTACCTCGTGGACCAGAACAGTGGGAGGCtcatagaaaagaaaaccctGAGCATGAAAGAGGTGCATTTCCTGGAGTCCCCAGGAGAGGAGGACAGCATTCAGCTCCTCACTCAAACGGGCATCTACAGCCTTAGCTTCTCCAGCCCTGAGGACAGCAGCGGGGCCGAGCCGTGCCTGGTGGAGATGGTGTTTGAGGAGGCCTGCCGGTACTACCAGAGGAGGAGCCTCAGCAGCTCCAAGCTGACGGTGGAGAAGCTGAAGAAGGGCGGTGCATTCCAGGCTCCCGTGGCTCTCGCTGccatcctgcagcacagcctccaCCAGAAGCAGAAGCCAGCCCGAGGCCTCCAGGACACTTACGCCAAGCTGCTGAGCACAATGAGCCTCGAGCTGCAGAGCTACCTGAGCCTGGAGCTCCTCAAGTCCTGTGTGGTGGGTGCCCCAGAGAGCGAGGTGGAAAGTTATTGTGAGGAACTGGTGGAACAGGAGGTCAGCCGCGTGCTGCACTCTGACATAGATAAGGACAACTTGGCCTACCTGAACTCAGTCTTTGCCTCCTTCCCCAAGGCTGCCTGGAAGGCCAcgaggagctgcctgcagctgcagcagaacgGGGACGGCCTCTTGGTGGCCAGGGCCACCCCAGAGGTGTGGAAGAAGGTCCTGGGAGGaccgcagcagcaggaggaggtgggtcAGAACGGCGTGGTCCCAGTCTTCGAGCTCATCTGCGCCTCCTTCCTGAGGTTCAAACCCAAGTGGCTGCCCAGTTTTGTGGAGCTGACCCAGCAGTACGTCAGCCTCTCTTGGGCGTACAGCAGCAAGGAGGGCCCGGAGGGCCGGGTGCCGCTGTACAAGAGAGCTCTGGGAGTGCTGGCCAGGAAAAGCAAGCGCAGCGAGGTGGATGAGGAGATGGAGCTCgaactgctgctctgcagcaagagGCCGAAGGCcgtgctgcaggctctgcaaCTCCTCATCCGCCTGAAGCGGTGGCAGCGGGTGGTGGAGGTGGCGGAGAAGTTCTCCAAGCTCAGTCCCTTGCTTAACAAGGAGATTTTTACCACGCTGCTGGCAGAGTTCGCCCAGCACCGCGAGCTGGACCCTTACGTGGACACGCTGTGGCCGCTGTGCCCTGCTGAGCTCACTGCCTCGGACATCCTCACTGTggtcctgcagcacctccctcGCACCCAGGGGGACCCGGTGCCCTTCTCGAGCGAGGGGAACCAGCTGACTGTGGGCTTGCTCAAGCCGCTGCTGCAAAGGGTTGTGCAGCGTCCCTGCGTGCAGGACGAGATGTACTCGGATGCCTTGCAGAGCCCcacattccccccccccgccccccccccgaggGCCCAAGAACCCCCCAAAAGCACCGGTCGGTGA
- the LOC118157531 gene encoding uncharacterized protein LOC118157531, whose product MFICVSPPPEAGAQRGRQIHFKNKRFPKQCWGGGGCCEAARSREERCFILLLPGSALSRAAQHSSPLVNAVPSQAVPLAPLSLPVAVWGHEQPLKAVRVCSWGSCGWPQCWAEEGGVFLKTYNVSLCCSPSREHQAGRSRSPGLTVQSCLRRDPGLCRRCKDVPVPPPDRRSAAESPCGGRKTQAKGKWNCCNSSLETGWLSGGPCLRWASCCGCGAPRPVSCSWHESRACSTLVGSNLEGVFHCQGWGWMQAATVMQQTRRVKQGAKPRAFSSWFQGGNPPSSLPPSEEKTPGREQRPQSQRAGTEASSGPEPQHRKRKQRPCGGDSYMPSEGGRQSQGQKGWVPPGQQGLSRPLGQIQQGEHGALLRVRMYAGGR is encoded by the exons ATGTTCATCTGCGTTAGTCCTCCTCCTGAGGCTGGGGCTCAGCGTGGAAGGcagattcattttaaaaataaaaggttccCAAAGCAGTGCTGGGGCGGTGGTGGATGTTGTGAGGCTGCACGCTCTCGGGAGGAGCgctgtttcattttgcttttgccaggctcagctctcagcagggctgcccagcacagctccccgCTGGTCAACGCTGTGCCCAGCCAGGCTGTCCCCCTtgcccccctcagcctccctgtGGCTGTTTGGGGCCACGAGCAACCCCTGAAGGCCGTCAGGGTGTGTTCCTGGGGGAGTTGTGGCTGGCCCCAGTGTTGGGCTGAAGAAGGGGGAGTTTTTCTCAAGACCTACAACGTgtccctctgctgctctcccagccgGGAGCACCAGGCTGGCCGCAGCAGGAGCCCCGGGCTCACGGTGCAGAGCTGCCTTCGGAGGGATCCTGGCCTGTGCAGACGCTGTAAGGATGTGCCAGTTCCTCCCCCAGACAGGcgctctgctgcagaaagtcCCTGCggtggaagaaaaacacaggcaAAGGGGAAGTGGAACTGCTGCAACAGTTCTCTAGAGACCGGCTGGCTATCGGGGGGACCTTGCTTACGGTGGGCCTCGTGCTGTGGCTGCGGGGCACCGCGGCCGGTTTCCTGCAGCTGGCACGAAAGCAGAGCGTGCAGCACCctgg TGGGCAGTAATTTGGAGGGAGTTTTTCAttgccagggctggggatggaTGCAGGCGGCCACAGTGATGCAGCAAACGAGGAGGGTCAAGCAGGGAGCAAAGCCCAGGGCATTCAGCTCCTGGTTCCAAGGGGGAAATCCTCCAAGCTCCCTGCCTCCCAGCGAGGAGAAGACCCCAGGGAGGGAGCAGCGCCCGCAAAGCCAGCGAGCAGGAACTGAAGCCAGCAGTGGTCCTGAGccacagcacagaaagaggaagcagaggcCGTGCGGTGGGGACAGCTACATGCCCTCCGAGGGGGGCAGGCAGTCCCAGGGCCAGAAAGGGTGGGTGCCCccggggcagcaggggctgagccgCCCCCTAGGACAGATCCAGCAGGGTGAGCACGGGGCTCTGCTTAGGGTCAGGATGTATGCGGGGGGGAGATAG
- the LOC118157535 gene encoding prominin-1-A-like, with amino-acid sequence MELGNISQPLYGPGPEAPGSSTPGLVSMVHGFLRLVQPHGLPIDLIADLVQPQSKEASEKHVQELLHYELGFLVCAAIGLLFIVLVPLVGCCFCCCRCCGHCGGRMYQKQGRRMGCRRRALYGSVLLVSALLLAGDVCAFISNTRLSQAVSGTFPNFNATVDNLSTYLASIPQQVNFVIDRSDVPLGRTNTSLQNIGPILGGMIVSGIRSSVDGALGSLQSLLGAMETLAAAFGTINGTRGHLEELQGNYSQRLGNLRGRLGQTLQRCGQPCGGVSPDGIAFRTNYRTIPSVEQQLEALGEVLGSSLAGDLEKVNSTLEKTPNEVQKQSQEVVTKTQDQLGLIQEEIRSLQQQLPLLEVEENIGNVMSNATSVLADCQKPVTDLDGLRWSVCALLCCLVLLVVLCNLLGLLLGPLGLKESALPTQRSCLSNTGGDFFMAGVGFSFIFSWLLMLVVLLTFLLGGNSYMLICESWRSQQLFQLVDTPGLIPGFNLSEVLGDESGTVNFSQIYRQCQQDTALWQTLHLDQRVSLDELLNISQYTEEISAAFEEVNITLSPISLLNESQGDLLLNASRAAQPPNFTRTLEQLEQNVTLVSLQDLAAELEQLVDKAGTDVRDDLQADAAVLKELDREMQASFSGPLESLKENIYLAQSRAAQLEAQTKTTLDQAKETQDFLGREMVNIIKNETWAFLEEMLDFFNTYIAWAKSSLRTDVARCKPIAQTLDNVEAIACDYLLDSLNAFWFSLGWCTVFLLPSIVLAVRLAKFYRRMHIADVYRNEAVEIGPAYNLYRIPRPSTRH; translated from the exons ATGGAGCTGGGGAACATCTCGCAGCCCCTGTacggccccggccccgaggCGCCGGGGAGCAGCACTCCTGGCCTCGTCAGCATGGTGCACGGCTTCCTGCGGCTGGTGCAGCCCCACGGCCTGCCCATCG ATCTGATTGCAGATTTGGTGCAGCCCCAGAGCAAGGAGGCGTCCGAGAAGCACGTGCAGGAG ctgctgcactaCGAGCTGGGCTTCCTGGTCTGCGCGGCCATCGGGCTCCTCTTCATCGTCCTGGTGCCGCTGGTGggatgctgcttctgctgctgccgctgctgcgGGCACTGCGGGGGCCGCATGTACCAGAAGCAGGGCCGGCGGATGGGCTGCCGGCGCCGGGCGCTCTACGGCTCCGTGCTGCTGgtctctgccctcctgct GGCCGGCGATGTCTGCGCCTTCATCAGCAACACCCGCCTCTCCCAGGCCGTGAGCGGCACCTTCCCCAACTTCAACGCCACGGTGGACAACCTCAGCACCTACCTGGCCTCCATCCCCCAG caagTGAATTTTGTCATCGACCGCAGCGACGTCCCGCTGGGCCGCACCAACACCAGCCTGCAGA ACATCGGGCCCATCCTGGGCGGCATGATCGTCTCGGGCATCAGGAGCAGCGTGGACGGGGCGCTGGGATCCCTCCAGAGCCTTTTGGGAG CGATGGAGACGCTGGCGGCCGCCTTCGGCACCATCAACGGCACCCGCGGGCACCtcgaggagctgcagggcaaCTACAGCCAGCGGCTGGGCAACCTGCGGGGGCGCCTCGGGCAGACCCTGCAGCGCTGCGGGCAGCCCTGCGGCGGCGTCTCGCCGGATGGCATCGCCTTCAGGACCAACTACCGCACG ATCCCCAgtgtggagcagcagctggaggcgCTGGGGGAGGTGTTGGGCTCCAGCCTCGCGGGTGATTTGGAGAag GTGAACAGCACGCTGGAGAAGACCCCCAATGAGGTGCAGAAGCAGTCCCAGGAAGTGGTGACAA AGACCCAGGACCAGCTGGGCCTCATCCAGGAGGAGATCAGgagcttgcagcagcagctgccgcTGCTGGAGGTGGAGGAAAACATCGGGAACGTGATGAGCAACGCCACCTCGGTGCTGGCCGACTGCCAGAAGCCGGTCACCGACTTGGATGGGCTCAG GTGGAGCGTGTGTGCCCTcctgtgctgcctggtgctgctggtggtgctctgcaacctcctggggctgctgctggggccccTGGGGCTGAAGGAAAGCGCCCTGCCCACGCAGCGCAGCTGCCTCTCCAACACCGGCGGGGACTTCTTCATGGC AGGCGTCGGCTTCAGCTTCATCTTCTCCTGGCTGCTgatgctggtggtgctgctcaCCTTCTTGCTGGGGGGGAACTCCTACATGCTCATCTGCGAGTCCTGGCgcagccagcagctcttccag CTCGTGGATACCCCCGGCCTCATACCTGGCTTCAACTTGTCGGAGGTGCTGGGAGACGAGAGCGGCACCGTGAACTTCTCGCAGATATACAG gcagtgccagcaggaCACTGCCCTGTGGCAGACGCTGCACCTGGACCAGAGGGTGTCCCTGGACGAGCTTTTGAACATCAGCCAG TACACGGAGGAGATCTCTGCAGCCTTCGAGGAGGTGAACATCACCCTGAGCCCCATCTCCCTGCTCAATGAGAGCCAGGGGGACCTGCTGCTGAACGCCAGCCGGGCTGCGCAGCCCCCCAACTTCACCCGCACCCTGGAGCAG CTGGAGCAGAATGTGACCCTGGTAAGCCTCCAGGATCTGGCCgcggagctggagcagctggtggACAAAGCG GGCACGGACGTGAGAGACGACCTGCAGGCTGACGCTGCcgtgctgaaggagctggacAGGGAGATGCAGGCGAGCTTCTCGGGGCCGCtg GAAAGCCTGAAGGAGAACATCTACCTGGCGCAGAGCCGGGCTGCCCAGCTCGAG GCACAGACGAAAACCACGCTGGACCAAGCCAAGGAGACCCAGGACTTCCTGGGGAGGGAGATGGTGAACATCATCAAGAAC GAGACGTGGGCCTTCCTGGAGGAGATGCTGGATTTCTTCAACACCTACATTGCCTGGGCCAAGAGCAGC CTGAGGACAGACGTGGCACGCTGCAAGCCCATAGCGCAGACCCTGGATAACGTGGAGGCCATTGCCTGTGACTACCTCCTGGACTCTCTG AACGCCTTCTGGTTCAGCCTGGGCTGGTGCACCGTCTTCCTGCTGCCCAGCATCGTCCTGGCCGTGAGGCTCGCCAAGTTTTACCGCCGCATGCACATCGCCGACGTCTACAG GAACGAAGCTGTGGAGAT AGGACCCGCGTACAACCTGTACAGAATCCCCCGGCCATCCACGAGGCATTAG
- the LOC118157534 gene encoding LOW QUALITY PROTEIN: LIM domain-binding protein 1-like (The sequence of the model RefSeq protein was modified relative to this genomic sequence to represent the inferred CDS: deleted 2 bases in 2 codons), producing the protein MVAAWGPAVRAIIHPSPWRWEGCSSKSFKLYSPKEPPNGNAFPPFHPGTMLDRDVGPTPMYPPTYLEPGIGRHTPYGNQTDYRIFELNKRLQNWTEECDNLWWDAFTTEFFEDDAMLTITFCLEDGPKRYTIGRTLIPRYFRSIFEGGATELYYVLKHPKESFHNNFVSLDCDQCTMVTQHGKPMFTQVCVEGRLYLEFMFDDMMRIKTWHFSIRQHRELIPRSILAMHAQDPQMLDQLSKNITRCGLSNSTLNYLRLCVILEPMQELMSRHKTYSLSPRDCLKTCLFQKWQRMVAPPAEPARQQPSKRRKRKMSGGSTMSSGGGNTNNSNSKKKSPASTFALSSQVPDVMVVGEPTLMGGEFGDEDERLITRLENTQFDAANGIDDEDSFNNSPALGANSPWNSKPPSSQESKSENPTSQASQ; encoded by the exons ATGGTGGCTGCCTGGGGACCCGCCGTCCGGGCGATTATTCACCCGTCTCCATGGCGATGGGAAG gCTGTTCCTCTAAGTCGTTCAAGCTGTACTCGCCAAAGGAGCCCCCGAACGGCAACGCCTTC CCCCCCTTCCACCCGGGCACCATGCTGGATCGAGATGTGGG CCCTACTCCCATGTACCCACCGACGTACCTGGAGCCTGGCATCGG GAGGCACACGCCGTACGGCAACCAGACCGACTACAGGATATTTGAGCTCAACAAGCGGCTGCAGAACTGGACAgag GAATGTGACAATCTGTGGTGGGACGCCTTCACCACGGAGTTCTTTGAGGATGACGCCATGCTAACAATCACTTTCTGCTTGGAGGATGGACCAAAGAGATACA CGATCGGCCGGACTCTGATTCCCCGTTACTTCCGCAGCATCTTTGAAGGAGGGGCCACGGAGCTCTACTACGTGCTCAAGCACCCCAAGGAGTCCTTCCACAACAACTTCGTCTCGCTCGACTGCGACCAGTGCACCATGGTCACCCAGCACGGCAAGCCCATGTTCACCCAG GTGTGCGTGGAAGGGCGGCTCTACCTGGAGTTCATGTTCGACGACATGATGAGGATAAAGACGTGGCATTTCAGCATCCGCCAGCATCGAGAGCTCATCCCCCGCAGCATCCTTGCCATGCAT GCACAGGACCCCCAGATGCTGGACCAGTTATCCAAGAACATCACCCGCTGCGGGCTCTCAAACTCCACACTCAACTACCTCCGA CTCTGTGTAATCCTAGAACCAATGCAGGAGCTCATGTCACGGCACAAGACCTACAGCCTCAGTCCCCGGGACTGCCTCAAGACCTGCCTGTTCCAGAAGTGGCAGCGGATGGTCGCGCCGCCTG CGGAGCCAGCGCGGCAGCAGCCCAGCAAGCGCCGGAAAAGGAAGATGTCG GGGGGCAGCACCATGAGCTCCGGCGGGGGAAAcaccaacaacagcaacagcaagaaGAAGAGCCCGGCCAGCACCTTCGCCCTGTCCAGTCAGGTACCT GATGTGATGGTGGTAGGCGAGCCCACGCTGATGGGGGGGGAGTTTGGGGACGAGGACGAGCGGCTCATCACCCGGCTGGAGAACACGCAGTTCGACGCCGCCAACGGCATCGACGACGAGGACAGCTTCAACAACTCGCCCGCGCTGGGGGCCAACAGCCCCTGGAACAGCAAACCGCCCTCCAGCCAGGAGAGCAAGTCAGAGAACCCCACGTCGCAGGCGTCGCAGTAA